In Pseudovibrio brasiliensis, the following are encoded in one genomic region:
- a CDS encoding LL-diaminopimelate aminotransferase, with the protein MDDFHKTRRLPPYVFEQVNRLKAKARAAGADIIDMGMGNPDLPTPKHIVDKLVETVQNPRTHRYSASKGIPGLRKAQAGYYERRFGVKLNPDTQVVATLGSKEGFANMAQAITAPGDVVLVPNPSYPIHAFGFLMAGGSLRSIPATPGPELFEALERAVVHSIPKPIAIILCFPANPTASVADLDFYRDVVAFARKHEIYVLSDLAYSEIYFGDVPPPSILQVEGAEDIAVEFTSLSKTFSMPGWRMGFAVGNERLIAALARVKSYLDYGAFTPIQVAAASALNGSDDCIRETREIYKKRRDVLIDSFGRAGWDIPAPEASMFAWAPIPDQFKHLGSLEFSKLLIEKADVAVAPGIGFGEHGEGFVRIGLVENEQRIRQAARGIRKFFEDAGSNSEELSKSGA; encoded by the coding sequence ATGGACGACTTTCACAAGACACGCCGGCTCCCGCCATATGTCTTTGAACAGGTCAATCGTCTGAAAGCCAAAGCGCGAGCGGCAGGCGCCGATATTATCGACATGGGTATGGGCAACCCTGATTTGCCTACTCCGAAGCATATTGTCGATAAGCTGGTGGAGACTGTGCAGAATCCGCGCACACATCGCTATTCCGCATCCAAAGGGATTCCGGGACTGCGTAAGGCACAGGCTGGCTATTATGAGCGTCGCTTTGGTGTAAAGCTAAACCCGGATACGCAGGTTGTTGCGACACTGGGTTCCAAGGAAGGGTTTGCCAACATGGCTCAGGCGATTACCGCGCCGGGCGATGTGGTGCTAGTCCCTAATCCATCCTATCCAATTCATGCCTTCGGCTTCCTGATGGCAGGTGGTTCGCTACGTTCCATCCCGGCAACTCCGGGACCAGAGCTTTTTGAAGCGCTGGAGCGGGCAGTGGTTCACTCCATTCCTAAGCCGATTGCAATTATTCTCTGCTTCCCTGCAAACCCGACAGCAAGTGTTGCTGATCTGGACTTCTACCGCGATGTGGTGGCATTTGCGCGCAAGCATGAGATCTACGTGCTTTCTGATCTGGCGTACTCTGAGATCTACTTTGGTGATGTACCTCCGCCAAGCATCCTTCAGGTAGAAGGGGCAGAGGATATTGCTGTTGAGTTTACTTCTTTGTCCAAAACCTTCTCCATGCCGGGGTGGCGCATGGGCTTTGCAGTTGGTAATGAACGTCTGATTGCGGCTCTTGCTCGTGTGAAGTCCTATCTGGATTATGGTGCGTTCACTCCAATTCAGGTGGCAGCTGCGTCTGCTCTGAACGGATCTGATGACTGCATTCGTGAAACGCGCGAGATCTACAAGAAGCGCCGTGATGTGCTGATCGATTCTTTTGGACGCGCCGGTTGGGATATTCCTGCTCCGGAAGCATCCATGTTTGCCTGGGCCCCAATTCCAGACCAGTTCAAGCATCTAGGGTCTTTGGAGTTCTCCAAGCTGCTTATTGAAAAGGCAGATGTGGCGGTTGCTCCGGGAATCGGCTTTGGTGAACACGGTGAAGGTTTTGTACGTATCGGACTGGTTGAGAACGAACAGCGTATCAGACAGGCCGCACGTGGCATTCGAAAGTTTTTTGAAGACGCGGGTAGCAATTCTGAGGAATTGAGTAAATCGGGCGCTTAG
- a CDS encoding PHA/PHB synthase family protein, producing the protein MTGEDTNPMLQYILNNPEEFAKNLSEIAENGGKALAAYLEPREKGEAATGGTEELNAVVKTLAEVGNYWMKDPSRAIEAQTKLWSGYMNIWNSTLKRMAGEDSEPIVAPSNADKRFKDSQWDDNNFFDFIKQMYLQTSNWAEELVEGADELDDHTRHKAGFYVKQISNAMSPSNFILTNPELLRETMSSNGSNLVKGMKLLAEDIKAGHGDLRIRQTDPDKFEVGVNVAVTPGKIVEQNDVCQLIQYTPTTETVLKRPLLIVPPWINKYYILDLNQEKSFIRWAVDQGHTVFVISWINPDEKQAQKSFEHYMRDGILNSLERIRKTTQQSTVNTIGYCVGGTLLAATLAYLARIGEEDRISSATFLTTQVDFTHAGDLKVFVDEEQIEILEHRMGQKGYLDGSKMATAFNMLRSNDLIWPYVVNNYLRGKDPFPFDLLYWNADSTRMPAANHSYYLRNCYHKNALAEGEMELAGEKLDLSEIQIPVYNLATKEDHIAPAKSVFKGCGCFGGPVEYVLSGSGHIAGVVNPPSKEKYQYWTGNKPEGSLDDWMQNASETAGSWWPHWQKWITSQDDNRVKARKPGARRTKILEDAPGSYVKVRI; encoded by the coding sequence ATGACCGGTGAAGACACCAATCCAATGTTGCAGTACATCCTCAATAATCCTGAGGAATTTGCCAAAAACCTCTCTGAAATAGCCGAGAACGGCGGCAAGGCTCTGGCGGCTTATCTGGAGCCTCGCGAGAAAGGCGAGGCAGCAACCGGAGGCACCGAAGAGCTCAACGCAGTGGTCAAGACCCTCGCCGAGGTTGGAAACTACTGGATGAAAGACCCTTCCCGTGCCATTGAAGCTCAGACGAAGCTCTGGTCCGGCTACATGAACATCTGGAATTCCACACTCAAACGCATGGCAGGCGAAGACAGTGAGCCCATTGTTGCTCCATCCAATGCCGACAAGCGTTTTAAAGATAGCCAGTGGGACGACAACAACTTCTTCGACTTCATCAAGCAAATGTACCTGCAAACCAGCAACTGGGCGGAAGAGCTGGTGGAAGGTGCAGATGAACTGGATGATCACACACGCCACAAAGCTGGCTTCTATGTGAAGCAGATCTCCAACGCCATGTCGCCCTCCAACTTCATCCTCACAAATCCGGAGTTGTTGCGCGAGACCATGTCCTCAAACGGCAGCAACCTCGTAAAAGGCATGAAGCTGCTGGCAGAAGACATAAAAGCTGGCCACGGCGACCTGCGTATCCGTCAGACCGATCCGGACAAATTCGAAGTTGGTGTCAACGTTGCGGTGACGCCTGGCAAGATCGTAGAGCAAAACGATGTATGCCAGTTGATTCAGTATACCCCAACCACTGAGACAGTTCTGAAGCGGCCACTGCTGATCGTTCCGCCATGGATCAATAAGTACTACATCCTTGATCTCAATCAGGAAAAATCTTTCATAAGATGGGCGGTTGATCAGGGCCACACAGTCTTCGTCATTTCATGGATCAACCCGGATGAGAAGCAAGCGCAAAAGAGCTTCGAGCACTATATGCGCGATGGCATCCTGAACTCACTGGAACGCATTCGCAAAACCACCCAGCAGTCTACGGTCAATACCATTGGCTATTGCGTTGGTGGTACACTGCTCGCGGCCACCCTCGCCTATCTGGCAAGAATTGGCGAAGAAGACCGCATCTCCTCCGCAACCTTCCTCACCACACAGGTGGACTTCACCCATGCAGGTGACCTGAAGGTCTTTGTCGACGAAGAGCAGATCGAAATTCTCGAGCATCGCATGGGGCAGAAGGGCTATCTGGACGGTTCCAAGATGGCGACCGCCTTCAACATGCTGCGCTCCAACGACCTGATCTGGCCTTATGTGGTCAACAACTACCTACGCGGCAAAGATCCATTCCCGTTTGACCTGCTCTACTGGAATGCCGACAGCACCCGCATGCCGGCAGCCAATCACTCCTATTACCTACGCAATTGCTACCACAAGAACGCACTCGCCGAAGGTGAGATGGAACTGGCCGGGGAAAAATTGGATCTGAGTGAAATTCAGATCCCAGTCTACAATCTGGCAACAAAAGAAGACCACATTGCTCCCGCAAAATCCGTCTTCAAAGGCTGCGGTTGTTTTGGTGGACCTGTTGAGTATGTGCTGAGTGGCTCCGGCCACATCGCTGGCGTCGTCAACCCGCCATCCAAAGAGAAGTACCAGTACTGGACCGGCAACAAACCGGAAGGCTCTCTGGATGATTGGATGCAGAACGCATCTGAAACGGCGGGCTCATGGTGGCCACATTGGCAAAAATGGATTACATCTCAGGATGATAATCGGGTAAAAGCACGCAAGCCGGGCGCACGCCGTACAAAAATATTGGAAGACGCACCAGGCAGTTATGTTAAGGTGCGCATATAA
- a CDS encoding DUF6653 family protein: MAGDPKLSQMQPQKIGGWDPRHVRHLNTQSAALTRLNKPKSLIVRALVLPALLAPLWYQPTLGWFWAIALSIAAVAWVWIIPPFGKKNVGAQTWTQKAILGERMWLNRMFVPIPAPYHQKALALLVVGLIAVGLAIWAAATNNLPLMLTGSIIAYLAKFASLFVMVKIFEHMKNAHPLYKSWRNVPVNDNSLKAKAG; the protein is encoded by the coding sequence GTGGCAGGCGATCCTAAGCTTTCGCAGATGCAACCGCAGAAAATCGGCGGATGGGATCCTAGGCACGTACGTCACCTAAACACCCAAAGTGCTGCACTGACACGACTGAATAAGCCTAAAAGCCTGATTGTCAGAGCTCTTGTCCTGCCAGCATTACTCGCACCGCTCTGGTATCAGCCCACTCTTGGCTGGTTTTGGGCCATTGCATTATCCATTGCAGCAGTTGCGTGGGTCTGGATCATTCCACCCTTCGGCAAAAAGAACGTCGGCGCACAAACCTGGACGCAAAAGGCTATATTGGGCGAACGCATGTGGCTCAACCGCATGTTCGTTCCAATCCCGGCACCCTACCATCAGAAAGCCCTCGCCCTCTTGGTCGTCGGCCTGATTGCAGTTGGCCTGGCCATCTGGGCAGCAGCAACCAACAACCTACCTCTCATGCTCACCGGCAGCATCATCGCTTATCTCGCCAAGTTCGCCTCACTCTTTGTGATGGTGAAAATCTTCGAGCACATGAAGAACGCCCACCCGCTCTACAAAAGCTGGCGCAACGTACCGGTCAACGACAACAGTCTGAAAGCAAAAGCCGGCTAA
- a CDS encoding FkbM family methyltransferase: MALRVLYLKEHKDFSNMRRLGEVLQLGLHDPQLARLAEQYFLHSRAQRFQELHFLKLFPRYEQQPGYFVEIGVGDGTHLSNSFLFEKALGWSGLLVEPNPDCWERIGAARDAHLDKRAAWSSGGGALKFFCADTPEYSGMASVVQVGDKPGREIEVPIARTEDVLIAHGVPDHVAFISIDTEGSELDVLKGIDFSRRTFDFLCIEHNHRPAQQDALIKFLSAYGYEVVQPELSGIDYWFVRVGRDERVALAAEAAQDVDEPLLI; encoded by the coding sequence ATGGCTCTCAGGGTTCTTTATCTTAAAGAGCACAAAGACTTCTCCAATATGCGGCGGCTTGGAGAGGTTCTGCAGTTGGGGCTGCATGATCCGCAGCTTGCTCGTTTGGCCGAGCAGTATTTCCTTCATAGCCGCGCTCAGCGTTTTCAGGAGCTTCATTTTCTCAAGCTGTTTCCGCGGTATGAGCAGCAGCCGGGCTACTTTGTTGAAATTGGGGTTGGGGATGGAACGCATCTCTCCAACAGCTTCCTGTTTGAGAAGGCGCTTGGGTGGTCTGGTCTGCTGGTGGAGCCTAATCCGGATTGTTGGGAGCGTATTGGTGCTGCGCGTGATGCTCATCTGGATAAGCGGGCCGCCTGGAGTTCCGGAGGAGGGGCGCTGAAGTTCTTCTGTGCTGATACGCCAGAATACTCGGGAATGGCCTCAGTGGTGCAGGTGGGTGATAAGCCGGGCCGGGAGATTGAGGTGCCGATCGCGCGGACTGAGGATGTCTTGATCGCGCATGGTGTTCCAGATCATGTCGCGTTCATTTCCATAGACACAGAAGGCAGTGAGCTGGACGTTCTGAAGGGAATAGACTTTTCGCGCCGGACGTTTGACTTCCTCTGCATTGAACATAACCACAGACCTGCGCAGCAGGATGCATTGATCAAGTTTCTGTCTGCGTACGGATATGAAGTGGTGCAGCCGGAACTGTCAGGTATCGACTATTGGTTCGTTCGAGTGGGGCGTGATGAACGGGTTGCACTAGCGGCTGAGGCTGCGCAGGATGTCGATGAACCGTTGCTGATCTGA
- the rpsI gene encoding 30S ribosomal protein S9 has translation MSELQSLEELGGAIAPAENEAPVHVQKLDAQGRAYATGKRKDAIARVWIKPGTGKIVVNGKEYNEYFARPVLQLILRQPIMLTERDGQYDINVTVAGGGLSGQAGAVRHGISKALTFYEPELRAVLKKEGFLTRDSRVVERKKYGKRKARRSFQFSKR, from the coding sequence ATGTCTGAGCTACAGTCCCTTGAGGAACTGGGCGGCGCAATCGCCCCTGCTGAGAACGAAGCTCCTGTACATGTTCAGAAGCTCGACGCACAAGGCCGTGCATACGCAACCGGTAAGCGTAAAGACGCTATCGCACGTGTATGGATCAAGCCAGGCACCGGCAAAATCGTTGTAAACGGCAAAGAGTACAACGAGTACTTCGCTCGTCCAGTACTTCAGCTGATCCTGCGTCAGCCAATCATGCTCACCGAGCGTGATGGTCAGTACGACATCAACGTTACCGTTGCTGGTGGTGGTCTTTCCGGTCAGGCTGGTGCTGTTCGTCACGGCATCTCCAAAGCACTGACTTTCTACGAGCCAGAGCTTCGCGCTGTGCTTAAGAAAGAAGGCTTCCTTACTCGCGATAGCCGTGTTGTTGAACGTAAGAAGTACGGTAAGCGTAAAGCTCGTCGTTCCTTCCAGTTCTCCAAGCGCTAA
- the rplM gene encoding 50S ribosomal protein L13 — MKTHSTKVAEVDKKWILIDAEGVVVGRLAAFIANRLRGKHKPTYTPHIDDGDNVIIINADKVVLTGKKYQSKKYYWHTGYPGGIKERTARQLIEGRFPERVLEKAVQRMMPGGPLSRAQLRNLRVYASAEHPHDGQSPEVVDVKAMNPKNAKRG, encoded by the coding sequence ATGAAGACTCATTCCACTAAAGTGGCTGAGGTCGACAAGAAGTGGATCTTGATCGACGCAGAAGGCGTTGTTGTTGGCCGTCTGGCAGCATTCATCGCAAACCGTCTGCGCGGCAAGCACAAGCCGACCTACACCCCGCACATCGACGATGGTGACAACGTAATCATCATCAACGCTGATAAAGTTGTACTGACTGGTAAAAAATACCAGAGCAAGAAGTACTACTGGCACACTGGTTACCCTGGCGGTATCAAAGAGCGCACCGCACGTCAGCTGATCGAAGGCCGTTTCCCAGAGCGCGTTCTGGAAAAAGCTGTTCAGCGCATGATGCCAGGTGGTCCTCTTTCCCGTGCGCAGCTGCGTAACCTGCGTGTTTATGCTTCTGCAGAGCATCCGCATGATGGCCAGTCTCCAGAAGTGGTAGACGTTAAAGCCATGAATCCTAAAAATGCGAAGAGGGGTTAA
- a CDS encoding leucine-rich repeat domain-containing protein has product MIKDKLDFLPLDTVRHRKDGEPCAVAKGGNLTDLALTKCGLTAIPSEVFTHKALESLYLGENAISEVPDEISLLTSLRELYIYGCKLHRLPETLTQLRQIQILDLSHQPLECLPSTIGALKQLRVLYASNTVMTELPNSIGELTALEYFGCTDNNIHQLPESIGQLKNLKELRLYGNGLKELPQTFSKLSGLREAYLRNNALTKLPPNISDLKQLEILDLRNNQINQLPEDIGGLTNLYQLDLRANPLEELPNSMKNLTNLRKLDLRWTRLTKEPDWFNDLRAQGTLIYL; this is encoded by the coding sequence ATGATAAAAGACAAACTCGATTTTCTGCCGTTAGATACCGTCCGACACCGGAAAGACGGCGAACCTTGCGCAGTTGCTAAAGGTGGCAATCTCACAGACCTGGCCCTGACGAAGTGCGGGCTAACCGCAATTCCCAGCGAAGTCTTCACACACAAGGCGCTGGAAAGCCTCTATCTCGGCGAGAATGCCATCTCAGAAGTCCCCGACGAGATCTCATTGTTAACCAGCCTCAGAGAACTCTACATCTACGGCTGCAAACTCCACCGACTACCCGAAACACTCACTCAGTTGAGGCAAATCCAGATTCTGGACCTCAGTCACCAACCACTGGAATGCTTGCCCTCCACCATCGGCGCTCTGAAGCAACTGCGTGTGCTTTACGCCAGCAACACTGTCATGACAGAACTGCCAAACAGCATCGGAGAACTGACAGCACTGGAGTATTTTGGGTGTACAGACAACAACATCCACCAGCTTCCTGAAAGCATTGGTCAGTTAAAGAACCTCAAGGAGCTCCGTCTCTATGGCAACGGCTTGAAGGAACTTCCGCAGACATTCAGCAAGCTCTCAGGTTTACGAGAGGCCTATCTGCGCAACAACGCACTCACCAAACTGCCGCCCAACATAAGTGATCTGAAGCAGCTGGAAATACTGGATTTGCGTAACAATCAGATCAACCAGTTACCAGAAGACATCGGAGGCCTCACCAACCTCTACCAGCTAGATCTGCGTGCAAACCCACTTGAAGAGCTGCCCAACTCAATGAAAAACCTGACAAACTTGCGCAAACTGGACCTGCGCTGGACACGCCTGACAAAAGAGCCAGATTGGTTTAATGATCTACGTGCTCAAGGCACAC